The Chrysemys picta bellii isolate R12L10 chromosome 5, ASM1138683v2, whole genome shotgun sequence genome includes a window with the following:
- the KLF3 gene encoding Krueppel-like factor 3, with the protein MLMFDPVPIKQEAMEPISVSYQSNYMDQMKPNKYSVIYPTPNMLHNKFYQTPEGLSNGIQMEPVDLTVNKRSSPHSAGSSPSPLKFQTVHRRASPGLTLSSPSPPMKKFTPPPPPGVQPFSMPLTIPPVMAALSRPGLRSPGILPIIQPLVVQPVPFMYAPHLQQPIMVSTVLPEELENPSSMQVPVIESYEKPTLKKTIKVEPGIESPRPEFYPEQMSPPMMTSLSPQQIMLQENHPSVIVQPGKRPLPVESPDTQRKRRIHRCDYEGCNKVYTKSSHLKAHRRTHTGEKPYKCTWEGCTWKFARSDELTRHFRKHTGIKPFQCPDCDRSFSRSDHLALHRKRHMLV; encoded by the exons ATGCTAATGTTTGATCCAGTCCCTATCAAGCAAGAAGCCATGGAACCTATTTCAGTG TCATACCAGTCCAATTACATGGACCAAATGAAGCCAAACAAATACAGTGTCATTTATCCTACCCCAAATATGTTGCACAATAAATTCTATCAAACCCCAGAAGGACTATCTAATGGAATCCAAATGGAGCCAGTTGACCTTACAGTGAATAAACGAAGCTCACCACATTCAGCTGGAAGTTCTCCTTCTCCTCTGAAATTTCAGACTGTACATAGAAGAGCCTCACCTGGAttaactttgtcctcacccagcCCACCTATGAAAAAATTCACCCCACCACCTCCCCCAGGAGTTCAACCTTTTTCCATGCCATTAACAATCCCTCCAGTAATGGCTGCTCTTTCACGCCCTGGACTTAGGAGCCCTGGGATACTTCCAATTATACAGCCACTTGTTGTCCAACCTGTTCCTTTTATGTATGCTCCACATCTCCAGCAACCTATAATGGTGTCTACTGTTCTTCCAGAAGAGTTGGAAAATCCAAGTAGCATGCAAG TGCCTGTAATTGAATCTTATGAGAAGCCCACATTAAAGAAAACAATCAAAGTagaaccaggaattgaatccCCAAGGCCCGAGTTCTATCCTGAACAAATGTCTCCTCCAATGATGACCTCCTTGTCTCCTCAGCAAATAATGTTGCAAGA GAATCACCCTTCAGTTATAGTTCAGCCGGGAAAGAGACCTTTACCTGTGGAATCTCCAGACACACAAAGGAAACGCAGAATACACAGGTGTGATTACGAAGGTTGCAACAAGGTCTATACTAAAAGCTCCCACCTAAAAGCACACAGAAGAACGCATACAG GTGAAAAGCCATACAAGTGCACCTGGGAGGGATGCACGTGGAAGTTTGCTCGTTCTGATGAACTAACACGACATTTCCGTAAACATACCGGAATCAAACCCTTCCAGTGCCCGGACTGTGACCGTAGTTTCTCACGCTCGGACCATCTTGCTCTCCACAGGAAACGCCATATGCTAGTCTGA